One region of Manis pentadactyla isolate mManPen7 chromosome 9, mManPen7.hap1, whole genome shotgun sequence genomic DNA includes:
- the CD46 gene encoding membrane cofactor protein isoform X2: protein MTAPRAPRSAPPGLSESPSSSRCFVGILSMALVLLLPISSDACGDPPKFNSMRNTGALKDSYNPGDKVDYECRLGYQRIVPFRPTSTVCQPDNTWAPPLQEACTRKSCPHPVEPTNGQVNSVNGSFVFGSQVHYSCNEGFDLIGQKILYCEISAETNDVDWSHDPPLCEKILCAPPPKIPNGKYTNSDKDFFVYNEVVTYSCDRSSGPDEYSLVGESTLICSGRDVWSSAPPQCKVVKCESPNIQNGKLESGFSRKYYYKATIVFSCDEGYYYKGTNVVTCGAESTWEPGKPECFKVPIPATTKPPILSHSVVTSPSIKTPISAVSGSTPTHTTTPPVSSHPGRPDDGTPPKGTESLGGGIIAVIVLSVVVGIAVIAGGLYAFLRKRKRGTYLTGESHREVKFISL, encoded by the exons ATGCTTGTGGTGATCCACCGAAATTCAATTCTATGAGGAACACAGGTGCCCTTAAAGACAGCTACAATCCAGGGGACAAAGTAGATTATGAGTGTCGCCTAGGATATCAGCGTATTGTTCCTTTTCGTCCCACCAGTACTGTTTGTCAGCCTGATAACACGTGGGCACCACCTCTCCAGGAGGCTTGTACAA gAAAATCATGTCCACATCCAGTGGAACCCACAAATGGCCAAGTAAACAGCGTAAATGGATCTTTTGTGTTCGGTTCACAGGTCCACTATTCTTGTAATGAGGG tTTTGACTTAATTGGACAAAAAATTCTATATTGTGAAATTTCTGCTGAAACCAATGATGTGGACTGGAGTCATGATCCCCCACTATGTGAAA AGATTTTGTGTGCACCACCCCCCAAAATACCAAATGGAAAATACACCAATAGTGACAAGGACTTCTTTGTCTATAATGAAGTAGTAACTTATAGTTGTGATCGTTCAAGTGGACCAGATGAATATTCACTTGTTGGAGAGAGCACTCTTATTTGTTCTGGGAGAGATGTCTGGAGCAGTGCCCCTCCTCAGTGTAAAG TTGTCAAATGTGAATCTCCAAATATTCAAAATGGAAAACTGGAATCAggattttcaagaaaatattactACAAAGCGACTATTGTATTTTCATGTGACGAGGGATATTATTATAAAGGCACCAACGTAGTTACCTGTGGAGCTGAAAGTACTTGGGAGCCTGGGAAGCCAGAATGCTTTAAAG tgcCGATTCCTGCCACTACCAAACCTCCGATTTTGAGTCATTCAG tgGTGACTTCTCCCAGTATAAAAACTCCAATTTCAGCTGTCTCAG GTTCCACGCCTACTCATACAACCACTCCTCCAGTTTCAAGTCATCCAG gacGTCCCGATGATGGAACACCACCTAAAGGAACTGAGAGTTTAG GTGGAGGCATCATTGCTGTGATTGTTCTTAGTGTAG TTGTTGGCATTGCAGTAATTGCTGGTGGCCTCTACGCATTTCTTCGCAAGAGGAAAAGAGG CACATACCTAACTGGTGAGAGCCACAGagaagtaaaatttatttctctctga
- the CD46 gene encoding membrane cofactor protein isoform X1, producing the protein MTAPRAPRSAPPGLSESPSSSRCFVGILSMALVLLLPISSDACGDPPKFNSMRNTGALKDSYNPGDKVDYECRLGYQRIVPFRPTSTVCQPDNTWAPPLQEACTRKSCPHPVEPTNGQVNSVNGSFVFGSQVHYSCNEGFDLIGQKILYCEISAETNDVDWSHDPPLCEKILCAPPPKIPNGKYTNSDKDFFVYNEVVTYSCDRSSGPDEYSLVGESTLICSGRDVWSSAPPQCKVVKCESPNIQNGKLESGFSRKYYYKATIVFSCDEGYYYKGTNVVTCGAESTWEPGKPECFKVPIPATTKPPILSHSVVTSPSIKTPISAVSGSTPTHTTTPPVSSHPGRPDDGTPPKGTESLGGGIIAVIVLSVVVGIAVIAGGLYAFLRKRKRGKTEVSAAYSTYQNKSTNPA; encoded by the exons ATGCTTGTGGTGATCCACCGAAATTCAATTCTATGAGGAACACAGGTGCCCTTAAAGACAGCTACAATCCAGGGGACAAAGTAGATTATGAGTGTCGCCTAGGATATCAGCGTATTGTTCCTTTTCGTCCCACCAGTACTGTTTGTCAGCCTGATAACACGTGGGCACCACCTCTCCAGGAGGCTTGTACAA gAAAATCATGTCCACATCCAGTGGAACCCACAAATGGCCAAGTAAACAGCGTAAATGGATCTTTTGTGTTCGGTTCACAGGTCCACTATTCTTGTAATGAGGG tTTTGACTTAATTGGACAAAAAATTCTATATTGTGAAATTTCTGCTGAAACCAATGATGTGGACTGGAGTCATGATCCCCCACTATGTGAAA AGATTTTGTGTGCACCACCCCCCAAAATACCAAATGGAAAATACACCAATAGTGACAAGGACTTCTTTGTCTATAATGAAGTAGTAACTTATAGTTGTGATCGTTCAAGTGGACCAGATGAATATTCACTTGTTGGAGAGAGCACTCTTATTTGTTCTGGGAGAGATGTCTGGAGCAGTGCCCCTCCTCAGTGTAAAG TTGTCAAATGTGAATCTCCAAATATTCAAAATGGAAAACTGGAATCAggattttcaagaaaatattactACAAAGCGACTATTGTATTTTCATGTGACGAGGGATATTATTATAAAGGCACCAACGTAGTTACCTGTGGAGCTGAAAGTACTTGGGAGCCTGGGAAGCCAGAATGCTTTAAAG tgcCGATTCCTGCCACTACCAAACCTCCGATTTTGAGTCATTCAG tgGTGACTTCTCCCAGTATAAAAACTCCAATTTCAGCTGTCTCAG GTTCCACGCCTACTCATACAACCACTCCTCCAGTTTCAAGTCATCCAG gacGTCCCGATGATGGAACACCACCTAAAGGAACTGAGAGTTTAG GTGGAGGCATCATTGCTGTGATTGTTCTTAGTGTAG TTGTTGGCATTGCAGTAATTGCTGGTGGCCTCTACGCATTTCTTCGCAAGAGGAAAAGAGG GAAAACAGAGGTTAGTGCTGCGTATAGCACTTACCAGAATAAATCAACCAATCCGGCATAG
- the CD46 gene encoding membrane cofactor protein isoform X3, which translates to MTAPRAPRSAPPGLSESPSSSRCFVGILSMALVLLLPISSDACGDPPKFNSMRNTGALKDSYNPGDKVDYECRLGYQRIVPFRPTSTVCQPDNTWAPPLQEACTRKSCPHPVEPTNGQVNSVNGSFVFGSQVHYSCNEGFDLIGQKILYCEISAETNDVDWSHDPPLCEKILCAPPPKIPNGKYTNSDKDFFVYNEVVTYSCDRSSGPDEYSLVGESTLICSGRDVWSSAPPQCKVVKCESPNIQNGKLESGFSRKYYYKATIVFSCDEGYYYKGTNVVTCGAESTWEPGKPECFKVPIPATTKPPILSHSGSTPTHTTTPPVSSHPGRPDDGTPPKGTESLGGGIIAVIVLSVVVGIAVIAGGLYAFLRKRKRGKTEVSAAYSTYQNKSTNPA; encoded by the exons ATGCTTGTGGTGATCCACCGAAATTCAATTCTATGAGGAACACAGGTGCCCTTAAAGACAGCTACAATCCAGGGGACAAAGTAGATTATGAGTGTCGCCTAGGATATCAGCGTATTGTTCCTTTTCGTCCCACCAGTACTGTTTGTCAGCCTGATAACACGTGGGCACCACCTCTCCAGGAGGCTTGTACAA gAAAATCATGTCCACATCCAGTGGAACCCACAAATGGCCAAGTAAACAGCGTAAATGGATCTTTTGTGTTCGGTTCACAGGTCCACTATTCTTGTAATGAGGG tTTTGACTTAATTGGACAAAAAATTCTATATTGTGAAATTTCTGCTGAAACCAATGATGTGGACTGGAGTCATGATCCCCCACTATGTGAAA AGATTTTGTGTGCACCACCCCCCAAAATACCAAATGGAAAATACACCAATAGTGACAAGGACTTCTTTGTCTATAATGAAGTAGTAACTTATAGTTGTGATCGTTCAAGTGGACCAGATGAATATTCACTTGTTGGAGAGAGCACTCTTATTTGTTCTGGGAGAGATGTCTGGAGCAGTGCCCCTCCTCAGTGTAAAG TTGTCAAATGTGAATCTCCAAATATTCAAAATGGAAAACTGGAATCAggattttcaagaaaatattactACAAAGCGACTATTGTATTTTCATGTGACGAGGGATATTATTATAAAGGCACCAACGTAGTTACCTGTGGAGCTGAAAGTACTTGGGAGCCTGGGAAGCCAGAATGCTTTAAAG tgcCGATTCCTGCCACTACCAAACCTCCGATTTTGAGTCATTCAG GTTCCACGCCTACTCATACAACCACTCCTCCAGTTTCAAGTCATCCAG gacGTCCCGATGATGGAACACCACCTAAAGGAACTGAGAGTTTAG GTGGAGGCATCATTGCTGTGATTGTTCTTAGTGTAG TTGTTGGCATTGCAGTAATTGCTGGTGGCCTCTACGCATTTCTTCGCAAGAGGAAAAGAGG GAAAACAGAGGTTAGTGCTGCGTATAGCACTTACCAGAATAAATCAACCAATCCGGCATAG